In a genomic window of Azospirillum lipoferum 4B:
- a CDS encoding ABC transporter ATP-binding protein produces MMQESPRPARSGIALETVAINKWFGTNHANRDVSLSVPAGTIHGVIGENGAGKSTIMSIVYGYLRADGGEIRVNGNPAAIRTPRDALAAGIGMVHQHFMLVDPFSVLENVLLGAEGGVTLAGGLARARGELTRLARDYGLEVDLDSPVGDLPVGAQQRVEILKALYRGADILILDEPTGVLTPQEADHLFRILRALRQQGKTVIIITHKLREIMELTDNVTVMRRGQVVANVATRDTSREQLAELMVGRKVLLRVDKTPAKPGAEVLRVEGLRVRDPSGVERVKGVGLSVRAGEIVGIAGVSGNGQSELLEALAGMRPIAGGSVRMRGEELAGHANRFNARALRGLGVGHVPEDRQKVGLVTGFSAEECSILGFQDDPAWNGRVLLDRDAIAANCARQMEDYDTRPRDGTLAAANFSGGNQQKIVLAREIERNPDLLLVGQPTRGVDIGAIEFIHRRLVALRDQGKAILLVSVELDEIRALSDRIVVMFDGHIVGEVLPDEADEKTLGLMMAGCN; encoded by the coding sequence ATGATGCAGGAAAGCCCGCGGCCTGCCCGTTCCGGCATCGCTCTGGAAACGGTGGCGATCAACAAGTGGTTCGGCACCAACCATGCCAACCGCGACGTGTCGCTGTCCGTGCCGGCCGGAACGATCCATGGGGTGATCGGCGAGAATGGTGCCGGAAAGTCGACGATCATGAGCATCGTCTACGGCTATCTGCGCGCCGACGGTGGGGAAATCCGGGTGAACGGCAATCCTGCCGCCATCCGGACGCCGCGCGACGCGCTGGCCGCCGGCATCGGCATGGTCCACCAGCACTTCATGCTGGTCGATCCCTTCAGCGTGCTGGAGAATGTACTGCTGGGGGCGGAAGGCGGGGTGACGCTGGCGGGCGGCCTTGCCCGCGCGCGGGGGGAACTGACGCGGCTGGCCCGCGACTATGGGCTGGAGGTCGATCTCGACAGCCCGGTCGGCGACCTGCCGGTCGGTGCCCAGCAGCGGGTGGAGATCCTGAAGGCGCTCTATCGCGGCGCCGACATCCTGATCCTTGACGAGCCGACCGGCGTGCTGACCCCGCAGGAGGCCGATCACCTGTTCCGCATCCTGCGGGCGCTGCGCCAGCAGGGCAAGACGGTCATCATCATCACCCATAAGCTCCGCGAGATCATGGAGCTGACCGACAACGTCACGGTGATGCGGCGCGGGCAGGTGGTCGCCAACGTCGCCACCCGCGACACCAGCCGGGAACAGCTGGCCGAGTTGATGGTCGGCCGCAAGGTCCTGCTGCGAGTCGACAAGACGCCGGCCAAGCCGGGGGCGGAGGTGCTGCGGGTCGAGGGGTTGCGGGTGCGCGATCCGTCGGGCGTGGAGCGGGTGAAGGGCGTCGGCCTGTCGGTGCGGGCCGGCGAGATCGTCGGCATCGCCGGGGTGTCCGGCAACGGTCAGTCCGAATTGCTGGAGGCGCTGGCCGGCATGCGGCCCATCGCCGGCGGCTCCGTCCGGATGCGGGGGGAGGAGTTGGCCGGCCATGCCAACCGCTTCAACGCCCGCGCGCTGCGCGGACTCGGTGTCGGCCATGTGCCGGAGGACCGGCAGAAGGTCGGCCTCGTCACCGGGTTCTCGGCGGAGGAATGCTCGATCCTGGGATTCCAGGACGATCCGGCCTGGAACGGGCGGGTTCTGCTCGACCGCGACGCCATCGCCGCCAACTGCGCCCGCCAGATGGAGGATTACGACACCAGACCGCGCGACGGCACGCTGGCGGCGGCCAATTTCTCCGGCGGCAACCAGCAGAAGATCGTGCTGGCGCGCGAGATCGAACGCAATCCCGACCTTCTCCTGGTCGGGCAACCGACCCGCGGCGTCGATATCGGCGCCATCGAGTTCATCCACCGCCGGCTCGTGGCCCTGCGCGACCAGGGCAAGGCCATCCTGCTGGTCTCGGTGGAACTGGACGAGATCCGCGCCCTGTCCGACCGCATCGTCGTGATGTTCGACGGCCACATCGTCGGCGAGGTTCTGCCGGACGAGGCGGACGAGAAGACGCTGGGGCTGATGATGGCCGGCTGCAACTGA
- a CDS encoding BMP family lipoprotein, whose product MKTRILAAMLAMTAAVAVGPQARAQDFSPAVVFDQGGKFDKSFNEAAYNGAERFKKETGTAYREFEVTNEGQREQALRTLVRRGASVIVAVGFSQTAAVEKVAKESPNTKFCLIDDKLEAPNVQSVTFKEEEGSFLVGMAAALASKTGKVGFIGGMDIPLIRNFLTGYEQGVKHVTPGAEVFVNMTGTTPAAWNDPGRGAELAKSQFGRGADVVFAAAGATGLGVMQAASDAGKLAIGVDSNQNHVHPGKVLTSMVKRVDVVVHDCMKAAKEGSWKAGHRVVGLKEDGVGYALDEHNRKLITPEMEARLEEAEKQIIAGSLAVKPYKP is encoded by the coding sequence ATGAAGACGCGTATCCTTGCCGCCATGCTGGCGATGACGGCGGCCGTTGCTGTCGGGCCCCAGGCGCGGGCGCAGGACTTCTCGCCGGCCGTGGTGTTCGACCAGGGCGGCAAGTTCGACAAGTCCTTCAACGAAGCCGCCTACAACGGCGCCGAACGCTTCAAGAAGGAGACCGGCACCGCCTATCGCGAGTTCGAGGTCACGAATGAGGGGCAGCGCGAGCAGGCCCTGCGCACGCTGGTGCGCCGCGGCGCCTCGGTGATCGTCGCCGTCGGCTTCTCGCAGACCGCGGCGGTGGAGAAGGTGGCGAAGGAATCGCCCAACACCAAATTCTGCCTGATCGACGACAAGCTGGAGGCCCCCAACGTCCAGTCCGTGACCTTCAAGGAGGAGGAGGGCTCCTTCCTGGTCGGCATGGCGGCGGCGCTGGCGTCGAAGACCGGCAAGGTCGGCTTCATCGGCGGCATGGACATCCCGCTGATCCGCAATTTCCTGACCGGCTACGAGCAGGGCGTGAAGCATGTGACGCCGGGCGCCGAGGTGTTCGTCAACATGACCGGCACCACGCCCGCCGCCTGGAACGATCCCGGCCGCGGGGCGGAGCTTGCCAAGAGCCAGTTCGGCCGCGGCGCCGACGTGGTCTTCGCCGCGGCGGGCGCCACCGGGCTGGGCGTGATGCAGGCGGCGTCCGATGCCGGCAAGCTCGCCATCGGCGTCGACAGCAACCAGAACCACGTCCATCCCGGCAAGGTGCTGACCTCCATGGTCAAGCGGGTCGATGTGGTCGTCCATGACTGCATGAAGGCGGCGAAGGAGGGCAGCTGGAAGGCCGGCCACCGTGTCGTCGGCCTGAAGGAGGACGGCGTCGGCTATGCGCTGGACGAGCATAACCGCAAGCTGATCACGCCGGAGATGGAGGCCAGGCTGGAGGAGGCCGAGAAGCAGATCATCGCCGGCTCGCTGGCGGTCAAGCCGTACAAGCCCTGA
- a CDS encoding HdeD family acid-resistance protein, whose protein sequence is MSYDPAQRATREPASRLHSMNMLLARNWWALALRGAAAILLGILALTMPGVTVATLALTFAAYLLLDGVFAILAGIRASRHHERSLPFILEGVVSLIAGVVAALWPAASLFALVFLIAAWSVITGFAEVMGAWRMDRSHGKWAWGVAGVLSILFGFSMWVLPALGLLALAWGVAAYLIAFGMLALVTAFRLRRCHQENSGSGGGMAKAA, encoded by the coding sequence ATGTCCTATGATCCGGCACAGCGGGCGACGCGTGAGCCCGCAAGCCGCCTGCACAGCATGAACATGCTGCTGGCGCGCAACTGGTGGGCGCTGGCGCTGCGCGGGGCGGCGGCCATCCTGCTGGGGATCCTGGCGTTGACGATGCCGGGCGTGACGGTGGCGACCCTGGCGCTGACCTTCGCCGCCTATCTGCTGTTGGACGGCGTCTTCGCCATCCTGGCCGGCATCCGTGCCTCCCGCCACCATGAGCGCTCGCTGCCCTTCATCCTGGAGGGCGTCGTCAGCCTGATCGCCGGCGTCGTCGCCGCGCTGTGGCCGGCCGCCAGCCTGTTCGCCCTGGTCTTTCTGATCGCCGCCTGGTCGGTCATCACCGGCTTCGCCGAGGTGATGGGCGCCTGGCGCATGGACCGCAGCCACGGCAAATGGGCCTGGGGCGTGGCCGGCGTGCTGTCGATTCTGTTCGGCTTCAGCATGTGGGTGCTGCCGGCGCTGGGCCTGCTGGCGCTCGCCTGGGGGGTGGCGGCCTATCTGATCGCGTTCGGCATGCTGGCGCTGGTGACCGCCTTCCGGCTGCGGCGCTGCCACCAGGAAAACAGCGGTTCCGGCGGCGGGATGGCGAAGGCGGCGTGA
- a CDS encoding LysE family translocator, which translates to MDEVWVLLQGIALGFAIAAPVGPIGLLCIRRTLQHGPLMGFFTGFGAAVADTIYGAIAAFGVSAALSFLRGHETAFQLIGGIFLLVVAVRTFRQQPDAEEREAAAAPDTKSWFTGFMTGLSLTLTNPATIMAFIAIFAGFGLGGTLNRLEASTLVLGVFIGSSLWWMTLSMGVAAVRHRISDRGLTMLNHCTGVALGAFGLWALGMAATGLAGMA; encoded by the coding sequence GTGGACGAAGTCTGGGTGCTTTTGCAGGGGATCGCTCTCGGATTCGCCATCGCCGCACCCGTCGGGCCGATCGGTCTGCTGTGCATCCGCCGCACCCTGCAGCACGGCCCCCTGATGGGCTTCTTCACCGGATTCGGCGCCGCGGTCGCCGACACCATCTATGGCGCCATCGCCGCCTTCGGCGTGTCGGCGGCGCTCAGCTTCCTGCGCGGGCACGAGACGGCCTTCCAGCTGATCGGCGGCATCTTCCTGCTGGTGGTGGCGGTCCGCACCTTCCGCCAGCAGCCCGACGCGGAAGAGCGGGAGGCGGCGGCCGCTCCCGACACCAAATCCTGGTTCACCGGCTTCATGACCGGGCTGTCGCTGACCCTGACCAACCCGGCGACCATCATGGCCTTCATCGCCATCTTCGCCGGTTTCGGGCTGGGCGGCACGCTGAACCGGCTGGAGGCCTCGACCCTGGTGCTGGGCGTCTTCATCGGATCGTCGCTGTGGTGGATGACGCTGTCGATGGGCGTCGCCGCCGTGCGCCACCGCATTTCCGACCGCGGGCTGACCATGCTGAACCACTGCACCGGCGTGGCGCTGGGCGCCTTCGGCCTGTGGGCGCTGGGCATGGCCGCCACCGGCCTCGCCGGCATGGCCTGA
- a CDS encoding DUF2312 domain-containing protein, with translation MSDVGGIAADRLKSFVERIERLEEEKRGLQEDIKEVYAEAKGTGFDTKIIRQIIRLRKMDKADRQEQEAILELYKEALGMVE, from the coding sequence ATGTCCGACGTCGGCGGCATCGCGGCTGATCGCCTGAAGTCCTTCGTCGAGCGCATCGAGCGTCTCGAAGAGGAAAAGCGCGGCCTGCAGGAAGACATCAAGGAAGTCTACGCCGAGGCGAAGGGCACCGGTTTCGACACCAAGATCATCCGTCAGATCATCCGCCTGCGGAAGATGGACAAGGCCGACCGCCAGGAGCAGGAAGCCATCCTGGAGCTCTACAAGGAAGCGCTGGGGATGGTGGAGTAA
- a CDS encoding LolA family protein, whose translation MKTVLRRLSRSLFPAALLCAALLAPLPVVLAPSAVAAPATPVSLSAQDQAVVAKVEEYLNGIATLQSKFLQVAPNGRQATGTFYLWRPGRMRLEYDRPLKDFIVADGSFVFYWDGEMRQQSSAPIGSTLADFILRKDIRLSGDVTVTEVFQAPGVIEVSLLETKDPGKGTLTLVFEDRPFQLRKWRVLDAQGMTTEVALLNPRTDVTFDRDMFYFKEPARGSDFGRGN comes from the coding sequence ATGAAGACCGTGCTTCGCCGCCTCTCCCGCTCTCTGTTTCCCGCCGCCCTGCTGTGCGCCGCCCTCCTGGCTCCGCTGCCGGTCGTGCTCGCCCCGTCCGCCGTCGCCGCCCCGGCCACGCCCGTCTCGCTGTCGGCGCAGGATCAGGCCGTCGTCGCCAAGGTGGAGGAGTATCTGAACGGCATCGCCACCCTGCAGTCGAAGTTCCTGCAGGTGGCGCCGAACGGGCGGCAGGCGACCGGCACCTTCTATCTGTGGCGGCCCGGCCGGATGCGGCTGGAGTATGACCGGCCGCTGAAGGACTTCATCGTCGCCGACGGCAGCTTCGTCTTCTATTGGGACGGCGAGATGCGCCAGCAGTCGAGCGCTCCCATCGGATCGACGTTGGCCGACTTCATCCTGCGCAAGGATATCCGCCTGTCGGGCGACGTGACCGTCACCGAGGTGTTCCAGGCCCCCGGTGTGATCGAGGTCAGCCTGCTGGAGACCAAGGATCCCGGCAAGGGCACCCTGACGCTGGTGTTCGAGGACCGTCCCTTCCAGCTGCGCAAGTGGCGGGTGCTGGATGCCCAGGGCATGACCACCGAGGTCGCCCTGCTGAATCCGCGCACCGACGTCACCTTCGACCGCGACATGTTCTATTTCAAGGAGCCGGCGCGCGGATCGGATTTCGGCCGCGGCAACTGA
- a CDS encoding DedA family protein, with protein sequence MDGGLTDWLVHTMHHLHYIGIFLLVALARIFPPLPAESVIPLAGIGAATGEFTLVGIAIASGLGSLAGQLVWFLPSRLMGRDRLEAFLKKYGPWLTIDPKKVRRSTDWFARHGGIAVLFSQPVPGVRTLISIPAGACRMSILNYSLASGIGSILWTALLAWTGYILSTWPFAHRLVGYVTVGLLVVLVGLYLWRLAGHLHLLRKGGGSDQSPTVTPPAGC encoded by the coding sequence ATGGATGGCGGATTGACGGACTGGCTGGTGCACACCATGCACCACCTCCACTATATCGGGATCTTCCTGCTGGTGGCGCTCGCGCGGATCTTTCCGCCGCTGCCGGCCGAGTCGGTGATCCCGCTGGCCGGGATCGGGGCGGCGACCGGCGAGTTCACGCTGGTCGGGATCGCCATCGCCAGCGGGCTCGGCTCGCTGGCCGGGCAGCTGGTGTGGTTCCTGCCCAGCCGGCTGATGGGCCGCGACCGGCTGGAGGCCTTCCTGAAGAAATACGGTCCCTGGCTGACCATCGACCCGAAGAAGGTGCGGCGGAGCACGGACTGGTTCGCCAGGCATGGCGGCATCGCCGTGCTGTTCTCGCAGCCGGTGCCGGGGGTGCGGACCTTGATCTCGATTCCGGCCGGGGCGTGCAGGATGTCGATCCTGAACTATTCGCTGGCCTCGGGCATCGGCTCGATCCTGTGGACGGCGCTGCTGGCCTGGACCGGCTACATACTGTCCACCTGGCCCTTCGCGCACCGGCTGGTCGGCTATGTCACCGTCGGGCTGCTGGTGGTGCTGGTCGGGCTCTATCTCTGGCGGCTGGCCGGGCACCTGCATCTGCTGCGCAAGGGGGGCGGCAGCGACCAGAGCCCAACCGTCACGCCGCCGGCCGGCTGTTGA
- a CDS encoding UbiH/UbiF/VisC/COQ6 family ubiquinone biosynthesis hydroxylase, producing the protein MAVPGTESGNATVPPQGGVGGDITTEVVVLGGGLAGLTMAAALASAGVPVVCIDRDSPERMGGQDFDIRTTAISYASKMVLESAGVWHHMADQAGPMLDIRIADQFSPLFIHYDHTELAMEGRHQPFGWILDNKDIRRALFTRAAELPGLVHLAPAQATAVERTRSGVSVRLADGRTVRGRLLVGADGRRSLARDSAGIKVRRWSYDQSAIICTIRHTEPNKGVAVEHFLPNGPFAVLPMTDNRCSIVWSEKTSLVDTYLNLPDDQFIDELQRRSGGYLGEIALLTKREAWPLSVLLADRFVADRLALVGEAAHAIHPIAGQGLNLGMRDVAALAEVVVDAHRLGLDVGGPEVLARFQRWRRFDTVLLAAVCDGLVHLFSNSIPPLKLARNLGMAAINRLPPVKRFFMKHAMGVVGDLPRMIRGQPL; encoded by the coding sequence ATGGCCGTACCGGGCACCGAATCGGGCAACGCGACCGTTCCTCCCCAGGGGGGCGTCGGCGGCGACATCACCACCGAGGTCGTGGTGCTGGGCGGCGGTCTCGCCGGGCTGACCATGGCGGCGGCGCTGGCCAGCGCCGGCGTGCCGGTGGTCTGCATCGACCGGGACAGCCCGGAACGCATGGGCGGCCAGGATTTCGACATCCGCACCACCGCCATCTCCTACGCCTCCAAGATGGTGCTGGAGTCGGCGGGCGTGTGGCACCACATGGCCGACCAGGCCGGCCCGATGCTGGACATCCGCATCGCCGACCAGTTCTCGCCCCTGTTCATCCATTACGACCACACCGAACTGGCGATGGAGGGCAGGCACCAGCCCTTCGGTTGGATCCTGGACAACAAGGACATCCGCCGCGCCCTGTTCACCCGCGCGGCCGAACTGCCGGGGCTGGTCCATCTGGCGCCGGCCCAGGCGACCGCGGTGGAGCGCACGCGGTCCGGCGTGTCGGTGCGGCTTGCCGACGGGCGCACGGTGCGCGGCCGGCTGCTGGTCGGCGCCGACGGGCGGCGATCGCTGGCGCGCGACAGCGCCGGGATCAAGGTGCGGCGCTGGTCATACGACCAGAGCGCCATCATCTGCACCATCCGCCACACCGAGCCGAACAAGGGCGTCGCGGTCGAGCATTTCCTGCCCAACGGCCCCTTCGCCGTGCTGCCGATGACCGACAACCGCTGTTCCATCGTGTGGAGCGAGAAGACGTCGCTGGTCGACACCTATCTCAACCTGCCCGACGACCAGTTCATCGACGAACTGCAACGGCGCTCCGGCGGCTATCTGGGCGAGATCGCGCTGTTGACCAAGCGCGAGGCCTGGCCGCTGTCGGTGCTGCTGGCCGACCGCTTCGTCGCCGACCGGCTGGCCCTGGTGGGGGAGGCGGCGCACGCCATCCACCCGATTGCCGGGCAGGGGCTGAACCTGGGCATGCGCGACGTCGCGGCATTGGCCGAGGTGGTGGTCGACGCCCACCGCCTCGGCCTCGATGTCGGCGGGCCGGAGGTGCTGGCCCGCTTCCAGCGCTGGCGCCGCTTCGACACCGTTCTGCTGGCGGCGGTGTGCGACGGGCTGGTCCACCTGTTCTCCAACAGCATTCCGCCGTTGAAGCTGGCGCGCAACCTGGGCATGGCGGCGATCAACCGTCTGCCGCCGGTCAAGCGCTTCTTCATGAAGCATGCGATGGGCGTGGTCGGCGACCTGCCGCGGATGATCCGGGGCCAGCCGCTTTGA
- the glnK gene encoding P-II family nitrogen regulator, producing the protein MKLVMAIIKPFKLDEVREALTSLGIQGLTVSEVKGFGRQKGQTEIYRGAEYSVSFLPKVKVEVAVSDDQYEQVVEAIQKAANTGRIGDGKIFVLEIAQAVRIRTGETNSEAL; encoded by the coding sequence ATGAAACTGGTTATGGCCATCATCAAGCCGTTCAAGCTCGACGAAGTGCGCGAGGCGCTGACGTCGCTCGGGATTCAAGGCCTGACCGTCAGCGAGGTCAAGGGCTTCGGCCGCCAGAAGGGCCAGACGGAAATCTACCGCGGCGCCGAATATTCCGTGAGCTTCCTGCCCAAGGTGAAGGTCGAGGTCGCGGTGTCCGACGACCAGTATGAACAGGTGGTCGAGGCGATCCAGAAGGCCGCCAACACCGGCCGCATCGGCGACGGCAAGATCTTCGTGCTGGAGATCGCCCAGGCCGTGCGCATCCGCACCGGCGAGACCAACTCCGAGGCGCTGTAA